A stretch of Cicer arietinum cultivar CDC Frontier isolate Library 1 chromosome 5, Cicar.CDCFrontier_v2.0, whole genome shotgun sequence DNA encodes these proteins:
- the LOC105852209 gene encoding uncharacterized protein, whose protein sequence is MAKFVCTFLLMLPMAFVIQNQARVEGYITPGDCASTCDKRCSAAAYKTECLNYCNTCCQKCLCPFNEQIFSYKTSGEDLLTPGECASTCEKRCGPVAYKQNCLSYCNMCCGKCLCPFSNEPLNTREDMSMLP, encoded by the exons ATGGCTAAATTTGTTTGCACATTTCTTCTCATGCTTCCCATGGCCTTTGTGATCCAAAAT CAGGCCCGTGTGGAAGGATATATAACTCCAGGAG attgtgcATCTACATGTGACAAGCGTTGTTCAGCGGCTGCATACAAAACGGAATGTTTGAACTACTGTAACACGTGTTGTCAAAAGTGTTTGTGTCCGTTTAATGaacaaatattttcatataag ACTAGTGGCGAAGATTTATTAACTCCCGGAG AATGTGCATCTACATGTGAAAAACGTTGTGGACCGGTTGCATATAAACAGAATTGTCTATCGTATTGTAACATGTGTTGTGGAAAATGCTTGTGTCCCTTCAGTAATGAGCCTTTGAACACAAGGGAGGATATGTCCATGCTACCATAA